In the genome of Phosphitispora fastidiosa, one region contains:
- a CDS encoding Fic/DOC family protein encodes MDISMKYGSLNSKYCYPADILINKLDIKDARLLKEAESLYSAQRLLELAVKPLTDNFDLQHLQKIHYYIFQDIFPFAGLIRDENISKDGTPFAQSQYIVPFATDLFNKLQSENYLKGTNSDVFSNRAAYYMSEINAIQPFREGNGRATREFIRTLAAHCNFDLNWDAVDIKELLEASIESIKDYTHLTDCMKRCVTS; translated from the coding sequence ATGGATATCTCAATGAAATATGGTTCATTAAATTCAAAATACTGCTATCCTGCAGACATTCTAATAAACAAACTTGATATTAAGGATGCCCGTCTTTTAAAGGAAGCCGAATCACTTTACTCAGCTCAGAGGTTATTAGAACTGGCTGTTAAACCTCTAACCGATAATTTCGATCTGCAGCATCTGCAAAAAATACATTATTATATTTTTCAAGATATTTTTCCTTTTGCCGGATTAATAAGGGATGAAAACATCTCAAAAGACGGTACTCCTTTTGCCCAGTCCCAATACATTGTTCCATTTGCAACTGATTTATTCAATAAACTTCAATCTGAAAACTATCTTAAAGGTACAAATAGTGATGTGTTCTCAAATCGCGCGGCTTATTATATGTCTGAAATCAATGCAATTCAACCATTTAGAGAGGGTAACGGACGTGCAACTCGCGAATTCATTCGAACTCTGGCAGCACACTGTAATTTTGATCTAAACTGGGATGCTGTTGATATCAAAGAACTTCTTGAGGCATCAATAGAATCTATTAAGGACTATACACATCTAACTGACTGTATGAAACGATGTGTAACATCTTAA
- a CDS encoding antitoxin VbhA family protein, with amino-acid sequence MKLMSDNEIKKNLSNVKATLAIEGLKMNKRAITNGHRYLRGKVTSEQAIDDITKYIKGKIR; translated from the coding sequence ATGAAGTTAATGAGTGATAATGAAATTAAGAAAAATCTATCTAATGTAAAAGCTACCCTTGCTATTGAAGGATTGAAAATGAATAAACGGGCCATCACAAATGGCCACAGATACCTTAGAGGGAAGGTTACCAGTGAGCAAGCCATCGATGATATAACAAAATATATTAAAGGTAAAATCAGGTAG
- a CDS encoding type II toxin-antitoxin system HicB family antitoxin: protein MSNKLKINLEKIDKNLFNSKKTLEEFINIPENLEEIEQQCKQYEPLEYPIKMEKSTDNHGTYWIAEHPDLPGCVTHGDTREAALLNLDDTKKGWIYTAKN, encoded by the coding sequence ATGAGTAACAAACTGAAAATCAACCTTGAAAAAATCGATAAAAATCTATTCAATTCTAAAAAGACCCTTGAAGAATTTATTAACATTCCTGAAAACCTGGAAGAAATCGAACAACAATGCAAACAATATGAGCCATTAGAGTACCCTATAAAAATGGAAAAGTCAACAGATAATCATGGCACTTATTGGATTGCCGAACATCCCGACCTTCCTGGTTGCGTAACTCATGGTGATACCAGGGAAGCAGCATTACTTAACCTAGATGACACTAAGAAGGGCTGGATTTATACTGCCAAGAATTAG
- a CDS encoding substrate-binding domain-containing protein, protein MFTKNRLWVIMLIVLMLTVSAAGCTGANQEPPKEDAGKQVQEPAVKEVILATTTSTTDSGLLDVLKPEFDKQTGYDLTIVSVGSGAAIAMGEKGEADALLVHSPKDEQRIEDSGVAVDRQLVMHNDFVLVGPADDPAGIKGQPVEEAFKAIADKKALFLSRGDESGTHKKELGIWEKAGISPAGEWYQETGTGMGATLNVAAEKKGYTLTDRATYLALKENMNLQILLEGDQALLNIYHVMQVNPEMFDKVNVEGGKAFVDFMVAPETQEIIKTFGSDKFGQPLFFPDAGKEE, encoded by the coding sequence ATGTTCACAAAAAACAGGTTATGGGTTATAATGTTGATTGTCTTAATGCTGACGGTATCAGCAGCCGGCTGCACGGGAGCCAACCAGGAACCGCCAAAGGAGGATGCCGGTAAACAGGTACAGGAACCGGCTGTTAAGGAGGTCATACTGGCCACAACTACCAGTACCACTGACAGTGGACTGCTGGATGTACTTAAGCCGGAGTTTGACAAACAGACCGGTTATGACCTGACAATAGTATCAGTAGGCAGCGGAGCAGCCATTGCCATGGGTGAAAAAGGGGAGGCTGATGCCCTGCTGGTGCACTCCCCCAAAGATGAACAGAGGATTGAAGATTCCGGAGTTGCTGTAGACAGGCAGCTTGTCATGCATAATGATTTTGTGCTGGTTGGTCCTGCTGATGACCCGGCAGGAATCAAGGGTCAGCCTGTAGAAGAGGCATTTAAGGCCATCGCAGATAAGAAGGCCCTGTTCCTCTCCCGGGGAGATGAGTCCGGGACTCATAAGAAAGAGCTTGGAATCTGGGAAAAAGCCGGTATATCACCTGCTGGTGAGTGGTATCAGGAAACTGGGACCGGGATGGGCGCTACCCTTAATGTTGCTGCCGAAAAAAAGGGATATACCCTTACTGACCGTGCTACATACCTGGCCCTGAAGGAAAATATGAACCTGCAGATTCTTCTGGAAGGTGATCAGGCTCTGCTTAATATCTATCATGTAATGCAGGTAAATCCGGAGATGTTTGATAAGGTTAATGTGGAGGGCGGCAAAGCATTTGTTGATTTTATGGTTGCTCCCGAAACTCAGGAGATAATAAAGACCTTTGGCAGTGATAAATTTGGTCAGCCGCTGTTTTTCCCTGACGCCGGGAAAGAGGAATAA
- a CDS encoding ABC transporter permease — MESVWIGIREAVRLLLTGDPEVLRITFLTLKVSGTATLISLVLGIPLGAFLALGRFRGRRFLMSLVNTGMGMPPVVAGLWVTLFMWRNGPLGFFHLMYTPSAMVIAQSVIAAPIITGISAAAFQQVNGRLRLQILALGASRLQMGILLLREVKLPLMAAVMAGFGGVISEVGASTMVGGNVLGRTRVLTTATVMEVSKGNYDIAIALSVILMVLAYGVTLALTILQQRGNRT, encoded by the coding sequence ATGGAATCAGTTTGGATAGGAATCCGGGAGGCTGTCAGGCTTTTATTGACAGGAGACCCGGAAGTCCTTAGAATTACTTTTCTTACGTTAAAAGTATCGGGGACAGCTACTCTAATCAGCCTGGTCCTGGGAATACCGCTGGGGGCTTTCTTAGCCTTGGGCAGGTTTCGCGGCCGCAGGTTCCTGATGTCTTTGGTTAACACAGGCATGGGAATGCCGCCTGTGGTTGCCGGCCTTTGGGTGACATTATTTATGTGGCGAAATGGACCTCTGGGGTTTTTCCACTTGATGTATACTCCTTCGGCGATGGTTATCGCCCAGTCAGTAATTGCAGCTCCCATTATTACAGGAATTTCTGCAGCTGCCTTCCAGCAGGTTAACGGAAGGCTCAGACTCCAAATATTGGCTTTGGGGGCTTCCAGGCTGCAGATGGGGATACTTCTGCTGCGTGAAGTAAAACTGCCATTGATGGCTGCCGTTATGGCGGGATTTGGAGGGGTAATATCTGAGGTTGGAGCTTCGACAATGGTTGGGGGTAATGTCCTGGGGCGGACCAGAGTGCTGACAACTGCTACGGTAATGGAGGTTTCCAAAGGCAACTACGATATTGCCATCGCCCTGAGTGTCATTTTAATGGTCCTGGCTTATGGAGTCACCTTAGCCCTGACAATTCTGCAGCAACGGGGGAACCGCACATGA
- a CDS encoding zinc ribbon-containing protein gives MAYAAGERPGQGTYYCLSCKEPVKLTKTEEVPTCPKCKNTQFTK, from the coding sequence ATGGCATATGCAGCAGGTGAAAGACCAGGACAAGGAACCTACTACTGTCTCTCTTGTAAAGAACCGGTAAAATTAACTAAAACTGAGGAAGTTCCTACATGTCCAAAATGCAAAAACACCCAGTTTACCAAGTAA
- a CDS encoding winged helix-turn-helix domain-containing protein: MDFKLKIWLEKDEQPVFGRGLLCLLTLIRQHGSIRRAAEDLGMSYRQAWGSIKKAESRLGVKLLIKHVGGESGGGAQLTDEARQLMLKYGDFMRDAEEAVKLVYARYFEQ, from the coding sequence ATGGATTTTAAGCTCAAAATATGGCTTGAAAAGGATGAACAGCCTGTTTTCGGCAGGGGCTTGCTTTGTCTGCTGACCCTGATCAGGCAGCATGGTTCCATAAGAAGGGCTGCTGAAGACCTCGGGATGTCTTACCGGCAGGCATGGGGCAGTATTAAAAAGGCCGAAAGCCGCCTTGGGGTCAAATTATTAATAAAGCACGTGGGAGGTGAATCCGGAGGGGGAGCACAGCTTACAGATGAGGCCAGGCAGTTGATGCTCAAATATGGGGACTTTATGCGTGATGCTGAGGAAGCTGTTAAGCTTGTTTATGCCAGATACTTCGAGCAGTAA
- a CDS encoding GNAT family N-acetyltransferase, with protein MAKYVYQVEEEIRGTSIAARGKTSWQDLASAFGRQLQQELIARFGLHTCIFSGDDGVELAQGCAGMGKDWFNFKFRIFADIAIYLDMINIPYEWRHRGVGLFLVNELKEFARGHGLGYIFLGSYEPSNPFWEDCGFVKITDYPDFVIGIDSMAK; from the coding sequence ATGGCTAAATACGTCTATCAGGTAGAAGAAGAGATTCGAGGTACTTCAATTGCTGCCAGAGGGAAAACGTCATGGCAGGACCTGGCATCTGCATTCGGGCGGCAGCTGCAGCAGGAACTCATAGCCCGGTTCGGACTGCATACCTGCATTTTTTCGGGTGATGATGGTGTCGAGCTTGCTCAGGGCTGTGCCGGTATGGGAAAGGACTGGTTTAATTTCAAGTTTAGGATTTTCGCCGATATAGCCATTTATCTTGATATGATAAATATACCGTACGAATGGCGTCACCGAGGCGTGGGGTTATTCCTGGTAAATGAATTAAAGGAATTTGCCCGGGGGCACGGTTTAGGTTATATTTTCCTTGGCTCCTATGAACCGTCAAACCCCTTCTGGGAAGACTGCGGCTTTGTGAAAATTACGGACTATCCTGATTTTGTTATCGGGATTGATTCCATGGCCAAATAA
- a CDS encoding DUF2164 domain-containing protein, translated as MSNKIKLTKEKREDMIASIKTYFSKERDEELGDLASGFVLDFIIEKLAPEFYNQGVQDSYAYMNEKIEDLLEIQKC; from the coding sequence ATGAGTAATAAAATCAAATTAACCAAGGAAAAGCGGGAAGATATGATAGCATCAATTAAAACATATTTTTCAAAGGAAAGAGACGAGGAACTTGGAGACTTGGCATCGGGATTTGTGTTGGACTTTATCATAGAAAAGCTGGCCCCCGAGTTTTATAATCAGGGTGTCCAGGATTCATATGCCTACATGAATGAGAAAATTGAAGATTTATTAGAAATACAGAAGTGCTAG
- a CDS encoding type II toxin-antitoxin system HicB family antitoxin — MNKKDKYVYPAIFSIEQDGISVEFPDLPGCFSCGNTENEALYMAKDALELHLYGLEEEAESIPESSTISSLNLAKNQFVALIEVWMPPIRDEMAQKAIKKTLTIPKWLNDLAEERKVNFSHVLQNALMSYLGLNKIKEKPSYQNLLKPKKRLTKKQ; from the coding sequence ATGAATAAAAAAGACAAATATGTATACCCCGCTATCTTCTCTATTGAACAAGATGGTATATCGGTAGAATTCCCTGACCTACCTGGATGCTTTTCATGCGGTAATACCGAAAATGAAGCACTTTATATGGCTAAAGATGCATTAGAACTTCATTTATATGGTCTGGAGGAAGAAGCCGAATCCATCCCTGAGTCATCGACTATTTCAAGTTTAAATTTGGCAAAAAACCAATTTGTCGCACTAATTGAAGTATGGATGCCCCCTATTCGGGATGAAATGGCACAGAAAGCTATCAAAAAAACACTCACAATTCCAAAATGGTTAAATGATCTTGCAGAAGAGAGAAAAGTCAACTTCTCTCATGTCTTACAAAATGCTCTAATGTCCTACCTTGGGCTAAATAAAATCAAAGAAAAACCTTCTTATCAAAATCTACTCAAACCTAAAAAACGTCTAACTAAAAAACAGTAA